The following are encoded in a window of Haladaptatus sp. R4 genomic DNA:
- a CDS encoding Gfo/Idh/MocA family protein translates to MERIGLVGTGFMGTTHANSYQEIDGAEIAAVASLDDERYTFAEEQTANADVYEDAAEMMNDADVTAVDICTPTPTHRPLVEAATERGLDVFCEKPLARTTTDADAIVEAVTDADVTFMTGHVLRYFPEYVEAKRRIDAGEVGSLGTLHTERLSSPPRYGTNSWFGDTEQSGGVLLDMAIHDFDYLRWIAGDVDRVFARTASWDDGHLNQHSSVTLRFENGVVGHVEASWGYPEGTPFTTSYEFAGDEGLLEFDSRDENSVRVSGGAEGTNAPSSPLATSPYTLELEHFVDCVSNGTEPDISPDDARQAVRIALAAIESSERGEAVSPAEVHT, encoded by the coding sequence ATGGAACGAATCGGATTAGTGGGAACTGGATTCATGGGCACGACACATGCTAACAGTTATCAGGAGATAGACGGGGCCGAAATCGCGGCCGTCGCGTCGCTCGACGACGAGCGTTACACGTTCGCCGAGGAGCAGACGGCGAACGCCGACGTGTACGAGGACGCGGCGGAGATGATGAACGACGCCGACGTCACGGCCGTCGATATCTGCACGCCGACGCCGACACACCGGCCACTCGTCGAGGCGGCCACCGAACGTGGTCTCGACGTGTTCTGCGAGAAACCGCTCGCCAGAACGACGACGGATGCGGACGCCATCGTCGAGGCGGTGACCGACGCGGATGTCACCTTCATGACGGGGCACGTACTCCGGTACTTCCCCGAATATGTCGAAGCCAAGCGCCGTATCGACGCCGGGGAGGTCGGGTCGCTGGGAACGCTTCACACCGAGCGGCTCTCCTCGCCGCCGCGATACGGCACCAACTCGTGGTTCGGCGATACCGAACAAAGCGGGGGCGTCCTCCTCGACATGGCGATTCACGACTTCGATTACCTTCGTTGGATTGCCGGTGACGTGGACCGGGTCTTCGCCCGAACGGCGTCGTGGGACGACGGCCACCTGAACCAACACTCGTCGGTGACGTTGCGGTTCGAGAACGGCGTCGTCGGACACGTCGAAGCGTCGTGGGGGTATCCCGAGGGGACGCCGTTCACCACGAGCTACGAGTTCGCGGGCGACGAGGGATTGTTGGAGTTCGATTCACGCGACGAGAACTCCGTCCGCGTCTCCGGCGGCGCCGAGGGAACCAACGCGCCGTCCAGCCCGCTGGCGACGAGTCCGTACACGCTGGAACTCGAACACTTCGTCGATTGTGTGAGCAACGGCACCGAACCGGACATCTCGCCCGACGACGCCCGTCAAGCCGTTAGAATCGCCCTGGCCGCCATCGAATCGAGCGAGCGCGGTGAAGCCGTCTCCCCCGCGGAGGTGCACACATGA
- a CDS encoding extracellular solute-binding protein, producing MSNRNLTRRNVLTTAGTIGAGSLAGCSGMMPGSSGDGDGGAKSGTLWAWNDPGLSPIRKKQAKALAKQSDKISDLSWEYYPFENYLAKATTAIPAGNAPDSLALSVLWVPRFADKGVALNLEKNGFNPDDYVSAARRNASYDGNLWAVPWYADCRLVAINKKKFKEAGLEIPEPTHRPSWDEFGSWIDELGKKNKAAFSMSAGEGFDCFALSNGSGYLNDDGTKAIINDDAAVQAAKFLQPRVVEDKSIITRNSGGSLAIEDFLAGEAAMCFAGSWNYPRLRDSGIDYQYVPYPSGPKIDKSHTWSAGVFYTVPNRGGADKEVGLEWLNYVNSMDVQKNVTKSMGGFPGRKEAYDSDEFKNFIDNNPKLKPVAQEMDNTVPFPSHPDVSKMWDSVHKQAQAMWQGTDPKKALDKAASDINKLL from the coding sequence ATGAGCAACAGAAACCTCACTCGACGTAACGTTCTCACAACGGCTGGCACCATCGGCGCAGGAAGCCTCGCCGGTTGTTCGGGCATGATGCCCGGTAGCTCCGGCGACGGCGACGGCGGCGCAAAGTCCGGAACGCTTTGGGCGTGGAACGACCCCGGTCTTTCGCCGATTCGCAAAAAGCAGGCGAAGGCCCTCGCAAAACAGAGCGACAAAATATCCGACCTCAGTTGGGAGTACTACCCCTTCGAGAACTATCTCGCCAAGGCGACGACCGCGATCCCCGCAGGTAACGCGCCGGACAGCCTCGCGTTGTCCGTTCTGTGGGTGCCGCGGTTCGCCGACAAGGGCGTCGCACTCAACCTCGAAAAGAACGGTTTCAACCCGGACGACTACGTCTCGGCCGCACGACGCAACGCAAGCTACGACGGCAACCTGTGGGCGGTCCCGTGGTACGCCGACTGTCGTCTGGTGGCGATAAACAAGAAGAAGTTCAAGGAAGCGGGCTTGGAGATTCCCGAACCGACCCACCGTCCGAGCTGGGACGAGTTCGGTTCGTGGATCGACGAGTTGGGCAAGAAGAACAAGGCGGCGTTCTCCATGTCCGCCGGTGAGGGCTTCGACTGCTTCGCGCTCTCCAATGGGAGCGGCTACCTCAACGACGACGGGACGAAGGCGATAATCAACGACGACGCGGCGGTTCAAGCGGCGAAATTCCTCCAGCCGAGGGTCGTCGAGGACAAGTCCATCATCACGCGGAACTCCGGCGGCAGCCTCGCCATCGAGGACTTCCTCGCCGGGGAAGCCGCGATGTGTTTCGCGGGATCGTGGAACTATCCGCGCCTGCGCGACAGCGGTATCGATTATCAGTACGTTCCGTACCCCAGCGGCCCGAAGATCGACAAGAGCCACACGTGGAGCGCGGGCGTGTTCTACACCGTTCCGAACCGCGGTGGCGCGGACAAGGAGGTCGGCCTCGAATGGCTGAACTACGTGAACTCCATGGACGTTCAGAAGAATGTCACCAAATCGATGGGCGGGTTCCCGGGACGGAAGGAGGCCTACGATTCGGACGAGTTCAAGAACTTCATCGACAACAATCCGAAGTTGAAACCCGTCGCACAGGAGATGGACAACACCGTCCCCTTCCCCAGCCACCCCGACGTGTCGAAGATGTGGGATTCGGTCCACAAGCAGGCACAGGCGATGTGGCAGGGAACGGACCCGAAAAAGGCACTCGACAAGGCCGCTAGCGACATCAACAAACTCCTCTAA
- a CDS encoding Gfo/Idh/MocA family protein, whose product MTVRIGICSTAHLHADSYAACLNDLPDVELVGVTETGDGVTATRAKADEYGVEFMQPTELLAAVDGVVVCSTNRDHAMWVQDAAAAGVDILCEKPLAPTVSEAREIVSVCETAGVNLGVAMPLRFNQPVRNAKTALENGVLGTLKFLSGTNRGQMPGGWFVDPEASGGGATTDHSVHIVDIVRWLTGEEVSEVYAEIGTRFHDIPVEDVNLLSMKLTDGTEFVLDGSWSKPDEWDFWGDATLRLVGTEGVVSIDCFDQKIKQTRDTDDAGIRSLYWGSNPDEGLVADFVESVAENRPPLKTGADAVRDVAVVEAAYESAKRGESVAVETTETAALD is encoded by the coding sequence ATGACCGTCCGCATCGGCATCTGTTCGACGGCCCACCTCCACGCCGACTCGTACGCCGCCTGTCTGAACGACCTCCCGGACGTCGAACTGGTCGGCGTCACGGAGACCGGCGACGGGGTCACCGCGACCCGCGCGAAAGCCGACGAGTACGGCGTCGAGTTCATGCAACCGACCGAACTGCTGGCCGCGGTGGACGGCGTCGTCGTCTGTTCGACGAACAGGGACCACGCGATGTGGGTGCAGGACGCCGCCGCGGCGGGCGTCGATATCCTCTGTGAGAAGCCGCTCGCGCCGACCGTCTCCGAGGCGCGCGAAATCGTAAGCGTGTGCGAGACCGCCGGTGTGAACCTCGGCGTCGCCATGCCGCTCCGGTTCAACCAGCCGGTGCGCAACGCGAAGACGGCGCTCGAAAACGGCGTCCTCGGCACCCTCAAGTTCCTGAGCGGGACGAACCGCGGCCAGATGCCCGGCGGTTGGTTCGTCGATCCGGAGGCTTCCGGCGGCGGGGCGACGACCGACCACTCGGTTCACATCGTGGACATCGTTCGGTGGCTCACCGGTGAGGAGGTGAGCGAAGTGTACGCCGAAATCGGAACGCGATTCCACGATATCCCTGTGGAGGACGTGAACCTGCTGTCGATGAAGCTCACCGACGGGACGGAGTTCGTCCTCGACGGCTCGTGGAGCAAACCCGACGAGTGGGATTTCTGGGGCGACGCGACGCTCAGACTCGTCGGAACGGAAGGAGTCGTCTCCATCGATTGCTTCGACCAGAAGATAAAACAGACGCGCGATACCGACGATGCCGGAATTCGGTCGCTGTACTGGGGGTCGAACCCGGACGAAGGACTCGTGGCCGATTTCGTCGAGAGCGTCGCGGAGAACCGACCGCCGCTCAAAACCGGTGCGGACGCCGTACGCGACGTCGCCGTCGTGGAAGCCGCGTACGAATCCGCGAAACGGGGCGAGTCCGTGGCGGTCGAGACGACCGAGACGGCCGCGTTGGACTGA
- a CDS encoding Gfo/Idh/MocA family protein, whose amino-acid sequence MTIRLGICSTAHVNSGVYASLISQLHGVELVGISDENRERARRQANAVGTSVLSQHELMVETDGIVLCSPTSRHGELIDLALQYDVAILCEKPLATSVSGAAAIRDRCAESDVVAGMAMPIRCSRPMRRLKERYEAGELGDLVAVSGINRGRMPGGWFVNPDLAGGGAAADHTDHIVDIVRWLTGEEVTEVYAEMDTRFYDIPVEDVNLLSMELTNGAPFVLDGSWSTPQESSFWGDAEVELVGSNGTLSADCFGQRYTSICDTNHGNHNETLYWGADPNNELLNDFVEAIRTGREPVTPIDEAVKTTAVMEAAYESIERDEPVEVAY is encoded by the coding sequence GTGACGATTCGACTCGGTATCTGTTCGACGGCTCACGTCAACTCCGGAGTGTACGCGTCCCTCATCTCACAGCTTCATGGGGTCGAACTCGTCGGCATCTCGGACGAAAATCGCGAACGTGCGCGCCGACAGGCCAACGCGGTCGGAACGTCCGTGCTGTCACAGCACGAATTGATGGTGGAAACCGACGGAATCGTCCTCTGTTCGCCGACTTCCCGCCACGGCGAACTCATCGACCTCGCGCTCCAGTACGACGTGGCGATCCTCTGTGAGAAACCCCTCGCCACGTCGGTCTCAGGCGCCGCTGCGATTCGGGACCGGTGTGCGGAAAGCGACGTGGTCGCCGGAATGGCCATGCCGATCCGATGTAGCCGCCCGATGCGACGGCTGAAGGAACGGTACGAGGCGGGAGAACTCGGCGATCTCGTCGCCGTCTCGGGGATCAATCGCGGCCGAATGCCCGGGGGCTGGTTCGTCAACCCGGACCTCGCGGGCGGTGGCGCGGCCGCCGACCACACCGATCACATCGTGGATATCGTTCGGTGGCTCACCGGCGAGGAAGTCACCGAGGTGTACGCCGAGATGGACACCCGGTTCTACGACATCCCCGTCGAGGACGTGAACCTGCTGTCGATGGAACTGACGAACGGCGCGCCGTTCGTCCTCGACGGGTCCTGGAGCACTCCACAGGAAAGTTCGTTTTGGGGGGATGCCGAAGTCGAACTCGTCGGGTCGAACGGAACCCTTTCGGCCGACTGTTTCGGCCAGCGATATACCAGTATCTGCGATACAAATCACGGCAACCACAACGAAACGCTGTACTGGGGTGCCGACCCGAACAACGAACTTCTGAACGACTTCGTCGAGGCGATTCGTACCGGTCGGGAGCCCGTGACGCCGATAGACGAAGCCGTCAAGACGACCGCCGTCATGGAAGCGGCCTACGAATCCATCGAGCGGGACGAACCGGTCGAAGTCGCGTACTGA
- a CDS encoding sugar phosphate isomerase/epimerase, translated as MRFALNQMGFPEEGLLENARLLADAGYDGIEPNLTADGPLWDDEFVEELADELERLGLDVPAISTTLHWERRLSAADDETRAAGIDAGERMLEVAEELGSGAVLIVPAVVDERTPYDEAYDRALDSVRALAASGADRGVTVCVENVWNDFLLSPLEFARFVEAASDAGPVGAYFDVGNVKRFGYPAQWIRILGEHVERVHVKDYRTDIDTMGGFTYPLEGDIDWTAVDEALAEIGYDGWITAEVSPYRTAPERLPPRLRADLEHLFS; from the coding sequence ATGCGGTTTGCACTCAATCAGATGGGGTTCCCCGAGGAGGGACTGCTGGAAAACGCACGACTCCTCGCGGACGCCGGATACGACGGTATCGAACCGAACCTCACGGCCGACGGTCCGCTGTGGGACGACGAGTTCGTTGAGGAACTGGCCGACGAACTGGAGCGACTCGGACTCGACGTTCCGGCGATTTCGACCACGCTTCACTGGGAGCGCCGGTTGTCCGCCGCGGACGACGAAACGCGCGCCGCGGGCATCGACGCGGGCGAGCGAATGCTCGAAGTCGCCGAGGAACTCGGTTCCGGTGCGGTGCTCATCGTCCCGGCAGTCGTTGACGAGCGAACGCCCTACGACGAGGCGTACGACCGCGCGCTCGACTCGGTTCGGGCGTTGGCGGCGAGCGGTGCCGACCGCGGCGTGACGGTCTGTGTCGAAAACGTGTGGAACGACTTCCTGTTGTCCCCGCTGGAGTTCGCTCGGTTCGTCGAGGCGGCGTCCGACGCCGGACCGGTGGGCGCGTACTTCGACGTCGGGAACGTCAAGCGGTTCGGCTATCCGGCCCAGTGGATTCGGATCCTCGGGGAGCACGTCGAGCGGGTTCACGTCAAGGACTATCGGACGGATATCGACACGATGGGAGGGTTCACCTATCCGCTTGAGGGTGATATCGACTGGACCGCGGTCGACGAGGCGTTGGCGGAAATCGGCTACGACGGGTGGATAACGGCGGAGGTGTCCCCGTATCGGACGGCACCCGAGCGACTGCCGCCCCGGTTGCGAGCGGACCTCGAACACCTCTTTTCGTAG
- a CDS encoding PIG-L deacetylase family protein translates to MHLVAVVAHPDDADIFCGGTLAKHAERGDDVTVVYMTRGEYGGFDTTESAVAATREKEAEAAAETLGAETAFLGFEDGRITYSMENRLRLVEALREHRPDVVLTHFSDDMHPDHRATSRLVTDAYYMAALPLLETDDEPWEPDNVYYFGKATSSFEPEVYIDISEQQSTKEEAILEHESQVEWLNEHGGVDSEFEDILADVRAQARVLGRTRGAGFAEGFVPLHERASEFLD, encoded by the coding sequence ATGCATCTCGTAGCAGTAGTTGCACATCCGGACGATGCCGACATCTTCTGTGGCGGTACCCTCGCAAAGCACGCCGAACGCGGCGACGACGTGACCGTCGTCTACATGACGCGCGGCGAGTACGGCGGGTTCGACACCACCGAGTCGGCCGTCGCCGCGACGCGTGAGAAGGAAGCCGAGGCGGCGGCGGAGACGCTCGGCGCGGAAACGGCGTTCCTCGGCTTCGAAGACGGACGGATCACGTACTCGATGGAAAACAGGCTCCGGCTCGTCGAAGCGCTCCGCGAGCACCGGCCCGACGTCGTTCTCACGCATTTCAGCGACGACATGCATCCGGACCATCGAGCCACGTCGCGGTTGGTGACGGACGCGTACTACATGGCCGCACTGCCGCTGTTGGAAACGGACGACGAACCGTGGGAACCCGACAACGTCTACTACTTCGGCAAGGCGACGTCGTCGTTCGAACCGGAGGTGTACATCGATATCAGCGAACAGCAATCGACCAAGGAGGAGGCCATCCTCGAACACGAATCGCAGGTCGAGTGGTTGAACGAACACGGCGGCGTCGATTCCGAGTTCGAGGACATACTGGCGGACGTGAGGGCGCAAGCGCGCGTTCTCGGACGGACGCGCGGCGCAGGGTTCGCCGAGGGATTCGTCCCGCTACACGAGCGGGCCTCCGAGTTCCTCGACTGA
- a CDS encoding sugar phosphate isomerase/epimerase — protein sequence MIRPAIQLYTLRDLDEPLTKTISRVSETTYDGVEFAGFHDQSPETIATALDDSDLEPVGAHVGLDALESEYDAVVSEYGTVGCDRIVVPSYGTDGFESTSAIAETASHLSELADRLADDGFRLSYHNHAYEFETIEGDSATAYDEFVARKSDSLELEFDVGLARFGGVDPLSYLDRYADDISLVHLTDTVPGDDATLHVDLGEGVLDLDACVRAADDTGAEWLIHENGLTENPAATLESSAIRVGELLDSA from the coding sequence ATGATCCGTCCAGCGATTCAACTCTACACGCTCCGTGATCTCGACGAACCGCTCACGAAAACCATCTCCCGCGTCTCCGAGACGACGTACGACGGTGTCGAATTCGCCGGGTTCCACGACCAGTCACCGGAAACCATCGCCACGGCACTCGACGACTCCGACCTCGAACCGGTCGGTGCGCACGTCGGCCTGGACGCGTTGGAGTCCGAGTACGACGCCGTCGTCTCGGAGTACGGGACGGTCGGCTGTGACCGAATCGTCGTCCCGTCGTACGGTACGGACGGTTTCGAGTCCACCTCGGCCATCGCCGAGACCGCGAGCCACCTCTCGGAACTCGCCGATCGACTCGCGGACGACGGCTTTCGACTGTCCTACCACAACCACGCGTACGAGTTCGAGACGATCGAGGGCGACTCCGCCACCGCGTACGACGAGTTCGTCGCGCGGAAAAGCGACAGCCTCGAACTGGAGTTCGACGTCGGACTCGCTCGGTTCGGCGGCGTCGACCCGCTTTCGTATCTCGACCGATACGCCGACGACATCTCGCTCGTCCACCTGACCGACACGGTTCCCGGCGACGATGCCACGCTGCACGTCGATCTCGGGGAGGGCGTCCTCGACCTCGATGCGTGTGTTCGGGCGGCCGACGATACCGGTGCCGAGTGGCTCATCCACGAAAACGGGTTGACGGAGAATCCCGCAGCGACGTTGGAATCGAGTGCGATTCGCGTCGGTGAACTGCTCGATAGCGCGTAA
- a CDS encoding carbohydrate ABC transporter permease: protein MATEDLDFEDDQPSVEYEGSRYDTVAKWVAHGILIVMSAIMTIPFLWAFLTSLKPENKIFTTIHQIIPAHPTFANYVNVWMQNPLDRWVLNSLVLTVGVVFFTLLLDTLAGYALAKGDFKGKSFVYTLVIGTLVIPPQVVLVPLYLEMNALNWSNTYWAIIVLYVANPFGTFMMRQFFLGVPDSLIEAARMDGCSTIQIYTRVMLPLAKPALSSLGVFTFIFVWGAFLWPLVILNDSAMYPLQVGIGLLTGKYSSQWGQLLAGVVLAALPVIAAYLLAQRTFMEGIALTGGKG from the coding sequence TTGGCTACTGAGGACCTCGACTTCGAGGACGACCAACCGAGCGTCGAATACGAGGGTTCGCGGTACGACACGGTCGCAAAATGGGTCGCCCACGGCATCCTCATCGTCATGAGCGCCATCATGACGATTCCGTTCCTCTGGGCGTTTCTCACGTCGTTGAAACCCGAGAACAAGATATTCACGACGATTCACCAAATCATCCCGGCGCATCCGACGTTCGCCAACTACGTGAACGTCTGGATGCAGAACCCGCTCGACCGCTGGGTGCTCAACAGCCTCGTCCTGACGGTCGGCGTGGTGTTTTTCACCCTGCTGCTCGACACGCTCGCGGGCTACGCGCTGGCGAAGGGTGATTTCAAGGGGAAATCGTTCGTCTACACGCTGGTCATCGGGACGCTCGTCATCCCGCCGCAGGTCGTGCTCGTCCCGCTGTATCTGGAGATGAACGCGCTCAACTGGTCGAACACCTACTGGGCTATCATCGTGCTGTACGTCGCCAACCCGTTCGGGACGTTCATGATGCGACAGTTCTTCCTCGGCGTCCCCGACTCGCTCATCGAGGCGGCCAGAATGGACGGTTGTAGCACGATTCAGATCTACACGCGGGTCATGTTGCCGCTGGCGAAACCCGCCCTGTCGTCGCTGGGCGTGTTCACGTTCATCTTCGTCTGGGGCGCGTTCCTGTGGCCGCTGGTCATCCTCAACGATTCGGCGATGTACCCGCTCCAGGTCGGCATCGGCCTGCTCACAGGGAAGTACAGCTCGCAGTGGGGACAACTCCTCGCGGGGGTCGTGCTCGCCGCGCTGCCCGTCATCGCGGCTTACCTGCTCGCACAGCGGACCTTCATGGAGGGTATCGCGCTGACTGGAGGGAAGGGATGA
- a CDS encoding Gfo/Idh/MocA family protein, with product MRRIVLVGRNGSIRAHAERYARFEDATVAGVVPDADSGTDPLDGIDAPRYDSLATALDTTVAHGVDICGSGVGRADAIDTALSADVPVRCDPPLSLDDAATERLVSRASTGNGWVLVRSPHRFSRLYDRLRAGVETGSIGTIGVARIKRTAPFDGPGWNVSYAGVQRENPVEDVLCEVLAHDFDVLDWTFDAVERVFVRTRSREGYAHGHALLTFRGGGRATVETTWGRDDAPAPRLHVEYSGNHGRLDFHERDASTALSDGRRCLTVDPIEDDCRGRSLRTFVDSVRGEKRHPETVSDRVATRIAVAARRSADRGKPVTLTGGDA from the coding sequence ATGCGACGCATCGTCCTCGTCGGAAGGAACGGCTCGATACGAGCACACGCCGAGCGATACGCTCGCTTCGAGGATGCGACCGTCGCCGGGGTCGTTCCCGACGCCGACTCCGGCACCGACCCCCTCGACGGAATCGACGCGCCACGATACGACTCGCTGGCGACCGCCCTCGATACGACCGTCGCTCACGGGGTCGATATCTGCGGGTCGGGCGTCGGCCGCGCCGACGCGATAGATACCGCGCTCTCCGCCGACGTCCCGGTTCGGTGTGATCCGCCGCTCTCGCTCGACGACGCGGCGACCGAACGGCTCGTTTCGCGGGCATCGACCGGAAACGGATGGGTACTCGTTCGTTCCCCACACCGCTTCTCCCGGCTGTACGACCGACTCCGAGCGGGCGTCGAAACGGGGAGCATCGGAACGATCGGCGTCGCTCGAATCAAGCGAACCGCACCGTTCGACGGCCCCGGTTGGAACGTCTCGTATGCCGGTGTGCAACGCGAAAATCCCGTCGAAGACGTGCTCTGTGAGGTTCTCGCTCACGACTTCGACGTCTTGGACTGGACGTTCGACGCCGTCGAGCGGGTCTTCGTCCGCACTCGGTCCCGGGAGGGATACGCCCACGGACACGCGCTCCTGACCTTTCGGGGCGGCGGCCGAGCGACCGTCGAAACGACGTGGGGACGGGACGACGCTCCCGCCCCACGACTCCACGTCGAGTACAGCGGCAATCACGGTCGGCTCGACTTCCACGAGCGCGATGCATCTACCGCTCTCTCGGACGGAAGGCGGTGTCTCACCGTCGATCCCATCGAAGACGATTGCCGCGGTCGCTCGCTCCGAACGTTCGTGGATTCGGTTCGCGGCGAGAAACGGCACCCCGAAACCGTCTCCGACCGCGTTGCAACACGGATTGCGGTCGCCGCCCGCCGGTCGGCGGACCGCGGAAAACCGGTCACGCTCACGGGGGGAGACGCGTGA
- a CDS encoding Cdc6/Cdc18 family protein: MTRRDSPPENADALDGVFRLQEDVFARKGLLEIGYAPESRHIVARNEEIRRLATALNPAIGGGAPNNTFLYGKTGTGKSLCARYATGRIVDAARENGVSIARATIDCSQEDTETRAVRALAREMNDPDETGIDVPETGFGRSRYYRLLWDVLDSRYDVALVVLDEIDRLENDELLLQLSRAEETGKLSRCSVGIVGISNKVRYRERLQERVKSSLQEREIIFAPYSRDELGEIIRSRSEAFRRGVLSDEVLSTCASLASEEHGDARKAINLIRHAGELAVGEESETITVDHVQSADTLAERDRFQTLFEGATAQQKATLLAIVSLALVERSRTFKTTDVYAAYEDVCADAGLTVLSKRRVHDLLREWEFLEVLDITRTGDGRARGSYLRLHLIEDPSVIRPVFDESSRFAGVGPTSGATATTWSNI, translated from the coding sequence ATGACACGGCGTGACAGCCCACCGGAGAACGCGGACGCCCTCGACGGAGTGTTTCGGTTACAGGAGGACGTTTTCGCCAGAAAGGGCCTTCTCGAAATCGGATACGCGCCGGAGTCGAGGCACATCGTGGCCCGCAACGAGGAGATCAGACGCCTCGCGACCGCGTTGAATCCCGCCATCGGCGGGGGCGCGCCGAACAACACGTTCCTGTACGGAAAGACGGGGACCGGAAAGTCCCTCTGTGCCCGATACGCGACGGGTCGTATCGTGGATGCCGCGAGGGAGAACGGGGTTTCCATCGCCCGTGCAACCATCGACTGTTCGCAGGAGGACACCGAGACGCGCGCGGTCAGGGCGCTCGCCCGGGAGATGAACGACCCGGACGAAACGGGCATCGACGTGCCCGAGACAGGCTTCGGACGGTCGCGGTATTATCGTCTGCTCTGGGACGTTCTCGATTCACGATACGACGTCGCGCTCGTGGTGCTGGACGAGATAGACCGACTCGAAAACGACGAACTGCTCCTGCAGTTGTCGCGCGCCGAGGAAACCGGGAAGCTCTCCCGTTGCTCGGTGGGTATCGTCGGAATCAGCAACAAGGTGAGATACCGCGAACGGTTGCAGGAACGCGTGAAGAGTAGCCTGCAGGAACGCGAGATCATATTCGCCCCGTACAGCCGGGACGAACTCGGTGAAATCATTCGGAGCCGCTCCGAGGCGTTCCGTCGCGGGGTGCTTTCGGACGAGGTGCTTTCGACCTGTGCGTCGCTGGCATCGGAGGAACACGGCGACGCACGGAAGGCCATCAACCTGATCCGTCACGCCGGGGAACTCGCCGTCGGTGAGGAGTCCGAAACCATCACCGTCGACCACGTCCAAAGCGCCGACACGCTCGCCGAGCGCGACCGGTTCCAAACGCTGTTCGAGGGGGCGACGGCCCAACAGAAGGCGACGCTCCTCGCCATCGTCTCGCTGGCTCTCGTCGAGCGGTCGCGGACGTTCAAGACGACGGACGTGTACGCGGCCTACGAGGACGTCTGTGCCGACGCCGGTCTCACGGTCCTCTCGAAGCGGCGCGTCCACGACCTGCTTCGGGAGTGGGAGTTCCTCGAAGTGCTCGATATCACGCGAACCGGCGACGGACGCGCTCGGGGCAGTTACCTGCGTCTGCACCTCATCGAAGACCCGTCCGTCATCCGACCGGTGTTCGACGAGAGCAGTCGGTTCGCCGGGGTCGGGCCGACCTCGGGGGCGACCGCGACGACGTGGTCGAACATCTGA
- a CDS encoding carbohydrate ABC transporter permease, whose translation MSQSQGTTGVRDRLDGFVSGLTVGNADTDLSWYAIVLPKVFIFAAVLLIPFLGAFYVSLHQWEPLAQSHPFVGIDNYVRLVQDPIFWDALINTAGYSLALLVFDVPIALGLALLLNMNLRGTKFYSAAIFLPVVTSWVVVSLIWSWIYNPQYGLLNTMLGTIGLPQLSWLQSSKTALASIALMSIWKHIGFNMVIFLAGLKGIPDDLYEAAIIDGANRWERFRYVTLPLLKPTTFFVFIVTLVFSFRVYTQVYVMTNGGPVHSTYTIVYYFWQTGFQQFEMGYASAIAVVLFLLVFGLSVLQQRTWGDDVGY comes from the coding sequence ATGTCACAATCTCAGGGAACCACGGGCGTTCGGGACCGTCTCGACGGATTCGTTTCCGGCCTCACCGTCGGCAACGCCGATACGGACCTGTCGTGGTACGCTATCGTTCTCCCGAAGGTGTTCATCTTCGCCGCCGTCCTGCTGATCCCGTTCCTCGGCGCGTTTTACGTGAGCCTTCATCAGTGGGAGCCGTTGGCTCAATCCCATCCGTTCGTCGGTATCGACAACTACGTTCGGCTGGTGCAAGACCCGATATTCTGGGACGCGCTGATAAACACCGCTGGCTACAGTCTGGCCCTCCTCGTCTTCGACGTTCCCATCGCGCTCGGGTTGGCACTGCTGTTGAACATGAACCTGCGCGGGACGAAGTTCTACTCCGCGGCCATCTTCCTCCCCGTCGTGACCTCGTGGGTCGTCGTCTCGCTCATCTGGTCGTGGATCTACAACCCGCAGTACGGGTTGTTGAACACGATGTTGGGGACCATCGGTCTCCCGCAACTCTCGTGGCTCCAGAGTTCCAAGACGGCGCTGGCGTCCATCGCCCTCATGAGCATCTGGAAGCACATCGGGTTCAACATGGTCATCTTCCTCGCCGGGTTGAAGGGAATCCCGGACGACCTGTACGAGGCGGCCATCATCGACGGCGCGAACCGCTGGGAGCGGTTCCGCTACGTCACACTGCCGCTGCTGAAGCCGACGACGTTCTTCGTGTTCATCGTGACGCTCGTCTTCTCGTTCCGCGTCTACACGCAGGTGTACGTGATGACCAACGGCGGTCCCGTTCACTCCACCTACACCATCGTCTACTACTTCTGGCAGACCGGCTTCCAGCAGTTCGAGATGGGCTACGCGAGCGCCATCGCGGTCGTGTTGTTCCTGCTGGTGTTCGGACTGAGCGTCCTCCAACAGCGCACGTGGGGTGACGACGTTGGCTACTGA